A part of Patescibacteria group bacterium genomic DNA contains:
- a CDS encoding EamA family transporter, with translation MLWFVFALVPTLSDALANILDGRLSNGYFRKPFVQLFYAEVVGIIFLPLLFLYRLPQSIDLPTAAWFFCITLLDILCLLFYLRALQHTDTSIVASLFSIGKIFVPILAFFFIGERLSPFQYLAFIIIITCASLLTTNHAGGKFVVNRALFLMIVSSLAHSVSAIIYKHVLEHLDWVTALTYFMLFSFGIMMILGALQWRAVREHWQSFLGTRKIFFANSALAFGSGIGSVLAYSLAPVTLVKAVFSIQPIFVLGYTLLLRKRFPGAFREQFDRKNITKKLLLFAVIMLMLILIAE, from the coding sequence ATGCTCTGGTTCGTCTTTGCACTGGTTCCAACCTTAAGTGATGCGCTGGCAAATATTTTGGACGGCCGTTTATCCAACGGGTACTTCCGTAAACCATTTGTTCAGCTTTTCTACGCGGAGGTAGTAGGAATTATTTTTTTACCGTTGCTTTTTTTGTACCGTTTGCCGCAGAGTATAGATCTCCCAACGGCAGCGTGGTTTTTCTGCATCACGCTTTTGGATATTCTGTGTTTGCTTTTTTACCTTCGGGCTTTGCAGCATACAGACACTTCCATTGTCGCATCGCTCTTTTCCATTGGAAAAATTTTTGTACCGATTCTCGCCTTTTTCTTCATTGGCGAACGATTAAGCCCGTTCCAGTATCTGGCCTTTATAATTATCATCACCTGCGCTTCCTTGCTGACCACAAATCATGCTGGCGGGAAGTTCGTGGTGAATAGGGCACTCTTCCTTATGATTGTGTCATCACTTGCACACTCGGTAAGTGCAATCATCTACAAGCATGTACTGGAACATCTGGATTGGGTAACGGCACTGACGTACTTCATGCTCTTTTCATTTGGCATCATGATGATCTTGGGTGCGTTGCAGTGGCGGGCAGTTCGGGAACACTGGCAGTCGTTCCTTGGCACTCGCAAGATCTTCTTTGCAAATAGCGCGCTCGCATTCGGCAGTGGGATCGGGAGTGTGCTCGCATACTCCCTGGCGCCGGTGACGCTCGTAAAAGCCGTCTTTTCCATTCAACCAATTTTCGTGCTCGGCTACACCCTGCTGCTTCGAAAACGTTTCCCCGGTGCATTCCGGGAGCAGTTTGATAGGAAGAATATCACGAAGAAGTTGTTACTCTTTGCCGTCATA
- the leuS gene encoding leucine--tRNA ligase — protein MSFSPYDHQVIEKKWQAAWLTAKVFAAHDASKVEKHYVLDMFPYPSAQGLHVGHPEGYTASDILSRYLRMQGMDVLHPMGFDSFGLPAENYAIKTGTHPAKTTAENIANMRRQIQSLGFSYDWDREVITSDPSYYKWTQWIFLKLFEKGLAYEAEAPINWCPKDKTGLANEEVVGGKCDRCGTPVEKKRIRQWLVKITDERYIERLLNDLDHLDWPESIKQLQRNWIGKSEGAEVRFAVEMQNVESRTEKGEGKTKNVELQIPKVITVFTTRPDTLFGATYVVLAPEHVLVKEITTDKHRIEIEQYVAKAQQKTDLDRTDLSKEKTGVFTGAYAINPVNQEKIPVWVADYVLATYGTGAIMAVPAHDERDFGFAEKYQLPKIQVIEPTTAQDCWYFKYHNPKYLPNEQSALLEQRIRGEIYFDNESKDAVPKYFSFTGEGTMLREATPQTPVPTNPLEAVVSPGANGHFGNDLQRVGYDGPYEGLTSQEFRKVITGWLVKTGIGKAKVQYKLRDWVFSRQRYWGEPIPMVHCAKCGIVPVPEKQLPVLLPDVKKYEPTGTGESPLAGITDWVNTKCPNCGGAAKRETNTMPQWAGSNWYFLRYCDPKNDKVFADPEKLKAWLPVDVYVGGAEHAVLHLLYARFIYKVLFDISAIPKECGDEPFVKLKNQGLILGEDGVKMSKSRGNVINPDDVIKEYGADAVRMYEMFMGPFEDAKPWSTQGIRGITRFLEKVWALHQHVSQTASHSLLPTTHGFLDSFSRGIERFAFNTCVSDAMKWVNAMTALQEVPRQDFVAFLKVLSTFAPHIAEELWHELGHETFICQETWPKFDPALAVQDTFTLPVQINSKVRVKLDVATQATEVEVRTLVLANETVQKWLAGKEPKQFRYVAGKIVSIVV, from the coding sequence ATGTCATTTTCTCCTTACGATCACCAAGTAATTGAAAAAAAGTGGCAAGCTGCCTGGCTCACGGCAAAAGTTTTTGCTGCACACGATGCATCGAAGGTAGAGAAGCACTACGTCTTGGACATGTTCCCCTACCCGTCAGCCCAAGGGCTGCACGTTGGCCACCCGGAAGGGTACACTGCCTCAGATATTCTCAGCCGGTACCTCCGCATGCAAGGGATGGACGTTCTTCACCCCATGGGGTTTGATTCATTTGGTTTACCCGCAGAGAATTACGCTATCAAGACCGGCACCCACCCAGCCAAGACTACAGCCGAGAACATTGCCAACATGCGGCGGCAGATCCAGTCCCTGGGCTTTTCCTATGATTGGGACCGGGAAGTCATTACCTCTGACCCCAGCTACTACAAGTGGACCCAGTGGATTTTCCTGAAATTGTTTGAAAAAGGCCTGGCCTACGAGGCTGAGGCGCCGATTAACTGGTGTCCGAAAGACAAGACCGGCTTAGCCAATGAAGAGGTGGTTGGGGGCAAGTGTGACCGCTGCGGCACGCCGGTGGAGAAGAAGCGCATCCGGCAGTGGCTTGTGAAGATCACGGACGAGCGGTACATCGAACGGTTACTCAATGACTTGGACCATCTTGACTGGCCAGAATCAATCAAGCAACTGCAACGGAATTGGATTGGGAAGAGTGAAGGAGCTGAGGTGCGGTTTGCTGTAGAGATGCAGAATGTAGAAAGTAGAACTGAGAAAGGAGAAGGAAAAACGAAGAATGTAGAATTGCAGATTCCCAAAGTTATCACGGTGTTTACTACACGCCCGGACACATTGTTTGGTGCAACATACGTTGTACTTGCGCCCGAGCATGTATTGGTGAAAGAAATTACGACTGACAAGCATCGTATTGAGATTGAGCAATATGTTGCAAAGGCGCAGCAGAAAACGGATTTAGACCGTACCGATTTGTCGAAAGAAAAAACTGGCGTATTCACCGGTGCCTACGCAATCAACCCCGTGAACCAGGAAAAAATTCCAGTCTGGGTAGCAGACTACGTGCTGGCTACGTACGGCACGGGGGCAATTATGGCCGTGCCTGCGCATGATGAACGGGATTTTGGGTTTGCGGAAAAATATCAATTACCGAAAATACAAGTAATTGAACCCACAACAGCCCAAGATTGCTGGTATTTTAAGTATCACAATCCCAAGTATTTACCTAATGAACAAAGTGCACTATTAGAACAGAGAATAAGAGGGGAAATATATTTTGATAACGAAAGCAAAGATGCTGTGCCAAAATATTTTTCTTTTACGGGCGAGGGTACTATGCTTCGGGAAGCTACTCCTCAAACACCCGTTCCGACAAATCCGTTGGAAGCCGTAGTCAGCCCAGGTGCAAATGGTCACTTTGGTAATGATTTGCAGCGCGTTGGATATGACGGGCCGTACGAAGGTTTGACTTCGCAGGAGTTTCGAAAAGTTATCACTGGCTGGTTAGTGAAGACCGGGATTGGGAAAGCCAAAGTCCAGTACAAACTCCGCGACTGGGTCTTCAGCCGTCAGCGCTACTGGGGCGAGCCCATTCCTATGGTGCACTGTGCGAAGTGCGGGATTGTTCCGGTCCCAGAAAAGCAGCTCCCAGTGTTGCTACCGGATGTGAAAAAGTACGAACCCACGGGTACGGGTGAATCACCCTTAGCTGGAATAACGGACTGGGTGAATACAAAATGTCCGAACTGCGGCGGAGCGGCCAAGCGGGAAACCAACACCATGCCACAGTGGGCAGGGTCGAACTGGTACTTCCTCCGGTACTGCGATCCAAAGAATGACAAAGTCTTTGCCGATCCAGAAAAGTTGAAAGCCTGGCTACCGGTAGATGTGTACGTGGGCGGGGCTGAGCACGCCGTGCTGCACTTGCTCTACGCGCGATTCATTTATAAAGTTTTGTTCGACATTAGCGCAATCCCTAAAGAGTGTGGAGACGAACCGTTTGTGAAGTTAAAAAATCAAGGCCTGATTTTGGGTGAGGATGGGGTGAAAATGAGCAAATCCCGTGGGAATGTGATTAACCCAGATGATGTGATTAAAGAGTACGGCGCGGACGCTGTGCGCATGTACGAAATGTTCATGGGTCCATTTGAAGATGCCAAGCCCTGGAGCACGCAGGGGATTCGGGGCATCACGCGGTTTTTGGAAAAGGTGTGGGCGCTTCATCAACATGTCAGTCAGACAGCATCGCACTCATTACTGCCAACAACGCATGGGTTCCTGGATAGTTTTTCTCGTGGCATTGAGCGGTTTGCCTTCAACACCTGCGTGAGTGATGCGATGAAGTGGGTGAATGCCATGACCGCACTTCAAGAAGTCCCCCGCCAAGACTTCGTCGCGTTCCTAAAAGTGTTGTCCACTTTCGCTCCGCATATCGCTGAAGAACTTTGGCACGAACTTGGTCATGAGACGTTCATTTGCCAGGAGACATGGCCAAAGTTTGATCCAGCGTTAGCCGTGCAGGATACCTTTACTCTCCCCGTGCAGATCAACAGCAAGGTACGGGTGAAGTTGGATGTGGCGACGCAAGCAACGGAAGTGGAAGTTCGCACACTGGTTCTGGCTAATGAGACTGTGCAGAAATGGCTGGCTGGTAAAGAACCCAAGCAGTTCCGCTACGTGGCAGGGAAGATTGTGAGTATTGTAGTGTGA
- a CDS encoding M23 family metallopeptidase, with protein MSIRTLLSALGGLLRIARGIGAVILLVTWPIRWLGKGIYAFAMLPAYRYYRIGRTKFNRVIAPAKSRWLFFVLHRNTVAAAIALVAVFIAINNVQAKASDSVNFGRKSVFGSLFHDTLSEETEVVEGPVASGNVKEKETVAALTPTTEQSARPAAKAESASSGEQQLALGIGGTGEGEADEAIRYYIVEGGDTVSSIAAQFNLSTSTVLSANQLGENDFIKPGQKLTILPVDGVAHTVKKGDTVASIAKKYKTDEEKILSFNRLASADALNEGEEILVPGGSLEVAPTPQPTTSTASPQRTLAIIKVPPAARVSGKRMQWPTAGHRINQYFKFRHTGLDIDGDYSSPIYAADSGVVESVIYARYGYGFHIIINHGGGRETLYGHASKIFVKPGQSVRRGQSIAMVGSTGRSTGTHLHFEVIVNGAKRNPLSYL; from the coding sequence TTGAGTATTCGCACGCTCCTGAGTGCGCTTGGCGGCTTGCTTCGCATTGCGCGTGGCATTGGTGCGGTGATCTTGCTGGTCACCTGGCCAATTCGCTGGTTGGGAAAAGGAATCTACGCCTTTGCCATGCTCCCAGCATACCGGTACTACCGCATTGGGCGCACCAAGTTCAACCGAGTCATTGCGCCGGCGAAAAGCCGTTGGCTCTTCTTCGTGCTCCATCGGAATACGGTTGCCGCTGCCATTGCTTTGGTTGCAGTCTTCATTGCAATTAACAATGTGCAGGCGAAAGCTTCAGATTCTGTCAATTTTGGCCGAAAAAGCGTGTTTGGGAGCCTTTTCCACGATACGCTGAGCGAAGAGACTGAGGTGGTGGAAGGGCCGGTGGCAAGCGGGAATGTGAAAGAGAAAGAAACGGTAGCCGCACTCACCCCAACCACCGAACAAAGCGCGCGTCCGGCAGCCAAAGCCGAGTCTGCCTCATCTGGTGAGCAGCAACTTGCCTTGGGGATTGGCGGCACCGGTGAAGGCGAAGCCGATGAAGCTATTCGATACTACATTGTGGAAGGTGGGGACACCGTGAGCTCCATTGCCGCGCAGTTCAATTTGAGTACGTCTACAGTCCTGAGCGCGAATCAATTGGGTGAAAATGACTTCATTAAACCTGGCCAGAAATTGACCATTCTCCCAGTTGACGGCGTTGCACACACCGTGAAGAAGGGTGATACCGTTGCCAGTATTGCTAAAAAGTACAAAACGGATGAAGAAAAAATTCTGAGCTTCAACCGTTTAGCTAGCGCAGACGCACTGAATGAAGGTGAAGAAATTCTGGTTCCAGGCGGCTCTCTTGAAGTTGCTCCCACGCCCCAACCCACAACCAGTACAGCCAGCCCACAGCGAACCTTGGCGATTATCAAGGTACCACCCGCTGCCCGTGTCTCTGGCAAACGTATGCAATGGCCAACTGCTGGCCACCGCATCAACCAGTACTTCAAATTCCGTCACACCGGCTTAGACATTGATGGTGATTACAGTTCCCCCATTTACGCCGCGGACAGCGGGGTTGTGGAATCCGTCATTTACGCCCGCTACGGGTACGGCTTCCACATTATTATTAACCATGGTGGTGGCCGGGAAACGCTGTACGGCCATGCGAGTAAAATTTTTGTGAAACCCGGGCAGTCTGTGCGGCGCGGACAGAGTATTGCTATGGTCGGGAGCACCGGCCGGTCTACCGGCACGCACCTGCACTTTGAGGTGATCGTGAACGGCGCCAAGCGAAACCCGCTGAGCTACCTGTAA
- a CDS encoding response regulator — protein MSHRIAIIEDEDVLRELLEEKFKLEGYDVITAADGEAGLALIRNAKPEVVLLDIVMPKRNGYDVLKALKADPSPMPKVIIISNSGQPVEIDKAIGFGARDFIVKAQIEPADVVLKVQKLLAEESSPVLADTKSHPVTPRTSPIPEGIRLLLVEDDQFLRDLMHTKLSRENFSVTVAVDGNQGLQHIQAERPDIVLLDVILPGIDGFRVLEMVRKDHDPLIAKTPIILLSNLGQDSDVAKGKELGATDYLIKSNLTIDEIIAKVRTVLGKS, from the coding sequence ATGTCCCATCGCATTGCCATCATTGAAGATGAAGACGTTCTCCGGGAACTCCTGGAAGAGAAGTTCAAACTGGAGGGGTATGACGTCATAACCGCTGCTGACGGCGAGGCGGGTTTGGCGCTGATTCGAAACGCAAAACCCGAGGTTGTCCTCCTGGATATTGTGATGCCCAAGCGGAATGGGTACGACGTCTTGAAGGCACTCAAAGCCGATCCAAGCCCAATGCCAAAGGTCATTATCATCTCGAATTCCGGACAGCCAGTGGAAATTGATAAAGCTATTGGTTTTGGTGCCCGGGACTTCATTGTGAAAGCGCAAATTGAACCAGCAGATGTGGTACTGAAGGTGCAGAAACTTCTCGCTGAGGAGAGTTCACCTGTTCTCGCTGATACAAAAAGTCATCCCGTCACCCCTCGTACGTCCCCAATTCCAGAGGGTATTCGATTGCTCCTGGTAGAAGATGATCAATTCCTCCGCGACCTCATGCACACAAAGCTTAGTCGTGAGAATTTTTCCGTCACCGTTGCAGTTGACGGGAACCAGGGGTTGCAGCACATACAAGCAGAGCGACCAGATATTGTCCTGCTCGATGTGATACTGCCGGGCATTGACGGTTTCCGCGTTTTAGAAATGGTACGGAAAGACCATGATCCGTTGATTGCGAAAACGCCAATTATTCTCCTTTCCAACCTGGGACAAGACTCTGACGTTGCAAAAGGAAAAGAACTTGGCGCTACGGATTACTTAATTAAGTCAAATCTCACAATTGATGAGATCATTGCGAAGGTTCGGACGGTGCTGGGGAAGTCGTAA
- a CDS encoding HAMP domain-containing sensor histidine kinase: MRAEDLLTLEREERRKRLQWSVVIRYLVITIVTLLSWVGSQFGASFFLPGILFAVAMALGVNLAFSYLYSLKNIHLGWAYAGVLVDMLIITTIVHFTGGITSVFLPLYLLQIVGTNVHFSKLAGPLNFLVGTISFVGLYLLERQGWLLHYTPFDVAPDLHTNVAYVAATGITLVTLMAVSTYRSGYVVRSLQKLETELAKANEDLVKANRAYQLSNQRLKDLDRMKTEFISVASHQLRTPLSGIKWALKMLMDHDAGPITENQADLLKKSYQSNERMIALINDLLDVSRIEEGRFTYVFREQELTPLVVELVDEMRHLAQPKQVSIVYEDAAKHLPLVNLDAQKFRLALQNLIDNAVKYTPATGTVIIRTYEDRGSVVTSIQDTGVGIPAEQQNHVFTKFFRGDNVMRMQTEGTGLGLFIARSVVQQHKGRIWFESHEGRGTTFYILLPATRPAVADQQDHFTHFVQSY; encoded by the coding sequence ATGCGGGCAGAAGATCTCCTGACCTTGGAGCGTGAAGAACGACGGAAGCGCCTCCAGTGGTCAGTTGTCATCCGCTACTTAGTTATCACCATTGTCACCCTCCTTTCCTGGGTTGGGTCGCAATTTGGCGCGAGCTTTTTCTTACCCGGCATTCTCTTTGCGGTGGCAATGGCCTTGGGCGTCAACCTGGCATTTAGCTACCTCTACAGTTTGAAGAACATTCATCTGGGCTGGGCGTACGCAGGCGTGCTGGTAGACATGCTCATCATCACCACTATCGTGCACTTTACCGGCGGCATCACCAGCGTCTTCCTTCCGCTGTACTTGCTGCAGATTGTGGGCACCAATGTCCACTTTTCCAAACTTGCTGGACCGCTGAACTTTTTGGTTGGCACCATATCTTTCGTTGGTCTGTACCTCCTGGAGCGGCAAGGGTGGCTACTGCACTATACGCCATTTGATGTTGCGCCAGATTTGCATACCAATGTGGCGTACGTCGCCGCAACCGGCATTACCTTGGTCACGCTCATGGCCGTCTCAACCTACCGGTCTGGGTACGTGGTACGGAGTTTGCAGAAATTAGAAACTGAATTGGCAAAGGCAAACGAAGATTTGGTCAAAGCGAACCGCGCATATCAGCTTTCGAACCAGCGCTTGAAAGATTTGGATCGGATGAAAACGGAGTTCATTTCCGTGGCCAGCCACCAGCTCCGGACGCCGCTCTCCGGCATCAAGTGGGCTTTGAAAATGCTCATGGACCATGATGCAGGGCCAATAACCGAAAATCAAGCCGATCTGCTGAAGAAGAGTTACCAGAGCAATGAGCGGATGATTGCGCTTATTAATGATTTGCTGGATGTCTCGCGCATTGAAGAAGGCCGCTTCACCTATGTCTTCCGGGAACAGGAGCTGACGCCATTGGTCGTTGAATTGGTTGATGAAATGCGTCACTTGGCACAGCCCAAGCAAGTTTCGATTGTGTATGAAGATGCCGCCAAACATTTGCCATTAGTCAATTTGGATGCACAGAAGTTCCGGTTAGCATTGCAAAACCTCATTGATAATGCGGTGAAGTACACGCCGGCAACCGGAACCGTGATTATTCGGACGTACGAGGATCGGGGAAGTGTGGTTACTAGCATCCAAGACACGGGCGTGGGCATTCCAGCGGAGCAGCAGAACCATGTGTTCACTAAGTTCTTCCGGGGGGACAATGTCATGCGCATGCAAACCGAAGGCACTGGGCTTGGACTCTTCATTGCTCGGAGTGTCGTCCAGCAGCACAAAGGTCGGATCTGGTTTGAAAGCCATGAAGGACGAGGCACCACGTTCTACATCCTCTTGCCCGCCACGCGCCCTGCGGTTGCGGATCAGCAAGACCACTTCACTCACTTCGTGCAAAGTTACTAA